The window TATATCCAACTTCCGGCGAATTTGAGCGGTTTAAAAAGGCGGGTTTGCTTAAAAGGATTTGCCGTTCCCTGGTGTACAAATGGAACACCGGTTTTTATCGCCTGGGGGCTGACTTTAATTATTTGCTCATGCGGCATTTGCTGGGGTCGAAGCCATTGGCCCATGATTATGATGTAATTGTTTTCGAGCATTACCAGAGTATGCTACTGGCTCCTTTGTTGCGGAAAAAGTATCCCAATAGTTTGTTTGTTTTGGATGCCCATAATGTGGACCATCGGTTGTTGTTGGAAGAGCAGGAGAAAAAGCCGACTGCCAATTTTGACATTCTGTATAAATATGTTCATAGGCTGGAAAGTGAATTGGGGAAATATGTTGACCAGGTTTGGGTTTGCAGCCAGTATGATGCAGAGATCCTGGCGGAACTTAATAAAGGGGCAGTTAGGATGGTGGTGGTCCCTAATGGGGTGGATACAGATGAAAAACTTCCTGTTCATTGCAGTAAGCCCATAACTGAACCCATCTTGCTTTTCTGTGGCGACTTGAATACTGTAGCCAATAGTGGCGGTTTGGTTTGGTTTCTTGATCAGGTTTACCCTCAACTGAAGGAGCGGTTCAAAGGGATTAATTTGCTTATTGCAGGAAGTGGAAATGATAACCCCATTTTCAATCAGTATAAGGAGGATCCTTCCGTAACTTTCATGGGAAGGGTTGATGATCTCAGGGAATTTTATTCCCTTGGGCATATCTCCATTGCGCCATTATTGGTAGGTAGTGGTACCCGCCTGAAAATCCTTGAGGCGTTAAGTTTCGGTATTCCAATGGTTGCTACAGGCAAGGGCGCTGAAGGTGTTGATTATATCAATGGAAAGCATTTGAAGATAGCAGATGCTCCCAACGAGTTTGGACAGGCCATTGCGGAATTGATAAATGATGGCGAACTGAGAAGGACATTGGCTACCAACGGGCGTGAGTTTGTTGTAAATAATTTTGATTGGGGGGTGATCGGCAGAACAGCAATTAATAGTTTAACCAGAATCTGAGAATGGAAAGGCCTTTAGTAAGTGTATTGATGACTTCCTATAACAGGGAGAAATATATAGCGGATGCCATTGAAAGCGTATTGGCCTCTACTTGGAAGGAACTTGAATTGATCATCTGTGATGATGGCTCCAAAGATAAGACTGTAGAAATTGCGCGTGCATACGCCGAAAAAGATACCCGCGTGAAGGTATTCATTAATGAAAGGAACCTGGGTGATTATCCCAACCGGAATAAGGCAGCTTCCCATGCGCAGGGTAAATACCTGAAATATGTGGATGCAGACGACCTGATCTACCCATGGGGACTTGCGCATTTGGTGGAATGTATGGAAGCCAATCCAGTGGCAGGATGGGGTTTATGTTCACTAAACCAGGACAAGGAGCGGATATTTCCTTTTGTGCTGAAGCCTGAGCAGGCCTATCTTTATCACTATAAGGGCCCCGGTCTTTTTCATAAAGCTCCACTTTCTGCCATCATCAGGAAAGATGTTTTTAATGCCGTAGGTGGATTTTCCAATATGCGGATGGTTGGGGATTTTGAAATGTGGCATCGCTTGGGTCAACGATACCCGGTATTGTTGATGCCGCATGGCATGGTTTGGTACCGTGTGCATGGAGAACAGGAAATGAATAGTTTTAAGAATTTTGAAGGCGCATATGATTCCATTATGGTTAAATATCTGACTTCAAATGCCAGTCCATTGAGTTTAAAAGATCGCAGGGATTGTATTAATTCGATTAAGAGAGTTCTCCAAAGGAAGATGGCAAAAGCTATAATTAAACTTGATAAGAATAGCTATGTAGTATTCAATGATTTGATTAAAGAGTTAAATAATATTTAAATGCTTTTTGCCAAGAAGGTTTTTAATTTTTTTTCAAATTTGATTAGAGGCTTTTATTGGATTCTATATTCGTGGAAATATGATATAGGTCAAAGAGCTTCAGTTGATTGGAGTTCAAGAATTGAAGGAAGGGGAAATGTTGTATCAGGAAGTGACTTTAGAATGGAGGGGAATTCAAAATTGATTTTGGCTAAAGGATCAAATTTAACTGTAGGTGATTATTGTTATATAGGAAAAAATACTTCAATTGTTTTAAGTGAGAATTCTGAGTTTACAATTGCGAATAGATCTGGAATCGAGTCATCTTCATTTATAATTGTTCATAGTAAATGGGAGTTTGGAGAGGGTAGTTCGATAGCATCGTTTTGTCAGATTTTTTCAAGAGAGCACGGCATTTCTGGGAAGTTTATCGTTGGTAATGGTAGTCGAGTTGGAGATTATTCAATTATTGATGTTAGCGGTGATATCTATATA is drawn from Flavihumibacter rivuli and contains these coding sequences:
- a CDS encoding glycosyltransferase family 4 protein; translated protein: MNGGGLRCYHLLKEMSEQFEVDAVVLQRLSGPVQPLCPYASFIYPTSGEFERFKKAGLLKRICRSLVYKWNTGFYRLGADFNYLLMRHLLGSKPLAHDYDVIVFEHYQSMLLAPLLRKKYPNSLFVLDAHNVDHRLLLEEQEKKPTANFDILYKYVHRLESELGKYVDQVWVCSQYDAEILAELNKGAVRMVVVPNGVDTDEKLPVHCSKPITEPILLFCGDLNTVANSGGLVWFLDQVYPQLKERFKGINLLIAGSGNDNPIFNQYKEDPSVTFMGRVDDLREFYSLGHISIAPLLVGSGTRLKILEALSFGIPMVATGKGAEGVDYINGKHLKIADAPNEFGQAIAELINDGELRRTLATNGREFVVNNFDWGVIGRTAINSLTRI
- a CDS encoding acyltransferase — encoded protein: MLFAKKVFNFFSNLIRGFYWILYSWKYDIGQRASVDWSSRIEGRGNVVSGSDFRMEGNSKLILAKGSNLTVGDYCYIGKNTSIVLSENSEFTIANRSGIESSSFIIVHSKWEFGEGSSIASFCQIFSREHGISGKFIVGNGSRVGDYSIIDVSGDIYIGNNVAIGPRATIYTHDHDYRNSRAIPWKGKALTKAISIEDGVWIGSNVTILPGVTIGKGAIVAAGSVVNKSIEPFSLYGGIPAKKIKEL
- a CDS encoding glycosyltransferase family 2 protein, which gives rise to MERPLVSVLMTSYNREKYIADAIESVLASTWKELELIICDDGSKDKTVEIARAYAEKDTRVKVFINERNLGDYPNRNKAASHAQGKYLKYVDADDLIYPWGLAHLVECMEANPVAGWGLCSLNQDKERIFPFVLKPEQAYLYHYKGPGLFHKAPLSAIIRKDVFNAVGGFSNMRMVGDFEMWHRLGQRYPVLLMPHGMVWYRVHGEQEMNSFKNFEGAYDSIMVKYLTSNASPLSLKDRRDCINSIKRVLQRKMAKAIIKLDKNSYVVFNDLIKELNNI